Proteins from a genomic interval of Triticum aestivum cultivar Chinese Spring unplaced genomic scaffold, IWGSC CS RefSeq v2.1 scaffold58732, whole genome shotgun sequence:
- the LOC123172831 gene encoding DIMBOA UDP-glucosyltransferase BX8-like, whose amino-acid sequence MAGAGRRRVVFFPFPFLGHFNPVLRLAGALHARGLAVTVFHTEQRVPDPADYPADYRFVSLPVEVPPELVASEDIARMGMAMNDASEAPFRDRLAALLAEEAAEDGGVLCVITDVVWYSAQAVARELGVPALGIMTASAAIFRVYMAYQTLIDKAYLPVQDARKDDPVEELPPYLVKDLLRHDTSRLEDFAELLRHTVAGARQSSGLIINTLGAIEAANLEQIREDLSVPVFAVAPLHKLAPSAKSTSLGETQADRGCLGWLDTQEPGSVLYVSFGSLAAMDPHEFVELAWGLALSKRPFVWVVRPKLIRGFESGELPDGLGEELRGRGKIVSWAPQEEVLAHPAVGAFFTHSGWNSTVEAISEGVPMICHPLHGDQYGNARYVADVWKVGVEVDGTHRLERGSIKAAIGRMMESGEGREIRERMKGLKMAAEDGINELGSSHTHLSDLVALIKSF is encoded by the exons ATGGCcggagccggccgccgccgcgtgGTGTTCTTCCCGTTCCCGTTCCTCGGCCACTTCAACCCGGTGCTCCGCCTCGCGGGCGCGCTGCACGCCCGCGGCCTCGCGGTCACCGTGTTCCACACCGAGCAGCGGGTGCCGGACCCGGCCGACTACCCCGCGGACTACCGCTTCGTGTCCCTGCCCGTGGAGGTGCCCCCGGAGCTGGTGGCGTCCGAGGACATCGCCAGGATGGGCATGGCCATGAACGACGCCTCCGAGGCCCCGTTCAGGGACCGGCTGGCCGCGCTGCTAgccgaggaggcggcggaggacggcggcgtcCTCTGCGTCATCACCGACGTCGTGTGGTACTCGGCGCAGGCCGTGGCCAGGGAGCTCGGCGTGCCGGCGCTCGGCATCATGACCGCCAGCGCCGCCATCTTCCGGGTCTACATGGCGTACCAGACCTTGATTGACAAGGCCTATTTGCCCGTGCAAG ACGCGCGCAAGGACGACCCAGTGGAGGAGCTGCCGCCGTACCTTGTGAAGGATCTGCTGCGGCACGACACGAGCCGCCTCGAGGACTTCGCCGAGCTGCTCCGGCACACCGTCGCCGGGGCGCGGCAGTCCTCGGGCCTCATAATCAACACCCTGGGCGCCATCGAGGCCGCCAACCTGGAGCAGATCCGCGAGGACCTGTCGGTCCCGGTGTTCGCCGTCGCCCCTCTCCACAAACTGGCGCCGTCGGCCAAGTCCACCAGCCTGGGCGAGACGCAGGCAGACCGCGGATGCCTCGGCTGGCTCGACACGCAGGAGCCCGGCAGCGTGCTCTACGTGAGCTTCGGGAGCCTGGCCGCCATGGACCCGCACGAGTTCGTGGAGCTGGCGTGGGGGCTGGCCCTGAGCAAGCGGCCGTTCGTGTGGGTCGTCCGGCCCAAGCTCATCCGCGGGTTCGAGTCCGGCGAGCTGCCCGACGGGCTCGGGGAGGAGCTGCGCGGGCGCGGCAAGATCGTGAGCTGGGCGCCGCAGGAGGAGGTGCTGGCGCACCCGGCGGTGGGCGCCTTCTTCACGCACAGCGGCTGGAACTCGACGGTGGAGGCGATCTCGGAGGGCGTGCCGATGATCTGCCACCCGCTGCACGGCGACCAGTACGGCAACGCCAGGTACGTGGCCGACGTATGGAAGGTGGGCGTGGAGGTCGACGGCACGCACCGGCTGGAGAGAGGGAGTATCAAGGCCGCCATTGGGAGGATGATGGAGAGCGGAGAGGGGCGGGAGATCAGGGAGAGGATGAAGGGGCTGAAGATGGCCGCGGAGGATGGCATCAACGAGCTTGGATCGTCCCACACGCACCTCAGCGATTTGGTCGCGCTCATCAAGTCGTTCTGA
- the LOC123172832 gene encoding histone H3.2: MARTKQTARKSTGGKAPRKQLATKAARKSAPATGGVKKPHRFRPGTVALREIRKYQKSTELLIRKLPFQRLVREIAQDFKTDLRFQSSAVSALQEAAEAYLVGLFEDTNLCAIHAKRVTIMPKDIQLARRIRGERA; encoded by the coding sequence ATGGCCCGCACCAAGCAGACGGCGCGCAAGTCCACCGGCGGCAAGGCGCCGCGGAAGCAGCTGGCCACCAAGGCGGCGCGCAAGTCAGCCCCGGCCACCGGCGGCGTCAAGAAGCCCCACCGTTTCCGCCCCGGCACCGTCGCGCTCCGGGAGATCCGCAAGTACCAGAAGAGCACGGAGCTGCTCATCCGCAAGCTCCCCTTCCAGCGCCTCGTCCGGGAGATCGCGCAGGACTTCAAGACCGACCTCCGCTTCCAGTCCTCCGCCGTCTCCGCCCTGCAGGAGGCCGCCGAGGCGTACCTCGTCGGGCTCTTCGAGGACACCAACCTGTGCGCCATCCACGCCAAGCGCGTCACcatcatgcccaaggacatccaGCTCGCCCGCCGCATCCGCGGGGAGCGCGCCTAG